In one window of Aceticella autotrophica DNA:
- a CDS encoding TMEM165/GDT1 family protein has translation MDALISSFILVFTSEMGDKSQLMSIAFATFIKVRTVLISIFIAAVINNGIAVLFGTYLTEYIPIKYIRILAAISFLVFGLLALKNDQTEDKKIIKSKYGSAATIISTYFFSEFGDKTQLAAIALTAAYKNPINVLVGTTLGIFTADVIGILIGVYLNKKIPSKILHYISAGMFIIFGFITLYKSRFM, from the coding sequence ATGGATGCATTAATATCATCTTTTATACTTGTTTTTACTTCAGAAATGGGTGATAAATCACAGCTGATGTCAATAGCATTTGCCACTTTTATAAAGGTAAGGACCGTACTTATAAGTATTTTTATCGCAGCGGTAATAAATAACGGTATCGCTGTCTTATTCGGTACATATTTAACTGAATACATACCCATAAAATACATAAGAATCCTTGCTGCGATTTCCTTTCTTGTATTTGGTTTGCTTGCATTAAAAAATGATCAAACAGAAGATAAAAAAATAATAAAATCGAAATACGGCTCTGCTGCAACTATAATAAGTACATATTTTTTTTCTGAATTTGGTGATAAAACTCAGCTTGCAGCTATAGCATTAACAGCAGCATATAAAAATCCAATAAATGTATTGGTAGGAACAACCCTTGGCATTTTTACTGCCGATGTTATAGGAATTTTAATTGGGGTATATCTTAATAAAAAAATCCCTTCAAAGATTTTACATTATATTTCAGCAGGAATGTTTATAATATTTGGTTTTATAACTTTGTACAAATCCAGATTCATGTGA
- a CDS encoding cell wall hydrolase — protein MSNLRIKIKPLIASVIAGLFLTQSVFAATYTVLPGDSLWKISQKFGTSYNQIMSLNGLNDVLIYPGQVLQVPGNDNTYTVQKGDSLYLIAVEYGITVDSLKAANGYYNDIIYPGQVLTIPNDTDQTAKRSTPIVSRGAINRGVISYTNDDLDLLARLITAEAGGVSYKAKIAVGAVIVNRVKSGKFPASIKDVIYQVDSNGYYQFTPVENGWINKPATADSISAAREALSGSDPTNGSLYYFDDSATNGWLWSLPVAARIDNMVFSYAR, from the coding sequence AGATTAAGCCTCTCATTGCATCTGTAATAGCAGGATTATTTTTAACACAGTCTGTTTTTGCTGCAACATATACTGTACTTCCAGGGGATAGCCTTTGGAAAATCAGCCAGAAATTCGGCACATCATATAATCAAATAATGTCATTAAACGGTCTTAATGATGTTCTTATTTATCCGGGACAGGTTCTTCAAGTACCGGGTAACGACAACACATACACAGTACAGAAGGGTGATAGTTTATACTTAATAGCTGTAGAATATGGTATTACTGTAGATTCACTTAAAGCTGCAAATGGATATTACAATGATATTATATATCCGGGACAGGTATTAACAATACCAAACGATACAGATCAAACAGCTAAAAGAAGTACCCCGATCGTTAGCAGAGGGGCAATAAATAGAGGCGTAATTTCATACACAAATGATGATTTAGATCTTCTTGCAAGACTTATAACTGCTGAAGCAGGCGGTGTATCCTATAAAGCTAAAATTGCAGTAGGGGCTGTAATTGTAAACAGGGTAAAAAGCGGTAAGTTTCCTGCTTCAATCAAAGATGTAATATATCAGGTTGACAGCAATGGATATTATCAATTTACACCTGTTGAAAATGGATGGATAAATAAACCAGCAACGGCAGATTCCATTAGTGCGGCAAGGGAGGCATTAAGCGGTAGTGATCCCACAAATGGTTCACTTTACTATTTTGATGACAGTGCAACAAACGGTTGGCTCTGGTCATTACCTGTTGCAGCAAGGATAGACAATATGGTGTTTTCTTACGCAAGGTAA